Below is a genomic region from Papilio machaon chromosome 19, ilPapMach1.1, whole genome shotgun sequence.
CTTTTCATTCATATCTCTTATAGTGTTAGACACCAGCAacaataacatctgttgcacgaatgggcttgctcgaccggtgcaataccacgatcacacagaagacgGGCGTGTAGTGGAAATTATTCCGCGGTTCATCAGATGAGTTTGCGTGCCGAAGCgcttataaaaagaaagtacagAAAATGGGTTGGATGAAGGAgtggacgcatagaaagggaaaatattctctttctgtgcgtctcatCCTCCGtgtattaaaggtaggcaacacatctgcaattgcggttgtctataggcagcggtcgcttcgctatttaggcggacccatatggccgcttgctcgttctCCACCTTATAATGCAAAAAagctttcatttgttttaataagtaCAGCGCCAGTAACTGCCCTTACCATATATTTTTCGAtcgttttcaaatataattcaatcTCGAACTTCGGTAAAAAGACATATTTGCAGCCATGGCTCAGGTATATAAATGTACTCATTAACCCCATACCATGGTACCAAggtgttacatttaaaacaatatatgttGGATCAAGTAAACACGatctgtaaattataaaatgataaagttgataaatattaaaacgcaTGATTGTCACTgttttatgaaagaaaatgaaGAAGATGAAAATATATGCATCAACACAAATGTCACTGTGTGTTGTTTGTGGagtagagtttttttttataagagaagggggcaagcgagcggcgggaacaccaaagtgatcatcgacgcccatggacatccgcaacactagaagaattgcagatgcgttgccggcctttaagataGGTATAAGATATATATGGAGTTCTACGGTTATACTTACAAGTTATACATAATTAGGGCACTTAGATGTGTTAGCATAACTCCTTTAGGTAATCCCGTCGTTCCTGATGAATACATGAGGAAAACTGTATCAATCTGACCTTGTACATCCACTACTTCAAATTCTTCAAAATTCACATTTTCCTTCAACATCGAATTCGGTGACATCTTCGCCAGGTCTTCGTATAGTAATGTACCTTTTACTCTTTCGTCACCAAATAATATGATCTTTTCAACGTAAACTAATGacttgaatatagcttcatgATTATCATATGCTTGCTTcgaacaaaaaagaaatttcgGCTTTGATATATTCATAACATGTCGCAGTTCGTCTGTAAAAAATTAGAAGTCATAATTAATAGAAGAGAAGCTAAGCCCCTCCAGTGTACGTCTATGACAATCCGTCGAAGAATACAACAGAATTACAATCTTACTAGTCATTATTCTGTTCATCTGTTGGGCCCCAGGAGGTCACAATCGAATGGTTGTAGATAGATGTTACGGTAAATGTGACtgaaaaactattaaaaatctatcatTTTtggagtaaaaaataatcacatttATCTGtgattatgaataatttaacctTATTTTcgataaatgtaataaatagcaACAAAAACTGGGTAGGTTAAGTTTAGAACATTATAAGTGACGCTCGATTTGCCGCCCTTCTGTGTGTGCCGCCCGCGTACAGTGCACGCTTTGCACGCCCGTGTACGGCGGCCCTGCGAAAATGTCTGTATTTCTCTACTCTGTGACTCCACTCTGACAAGTGTAGTgagttgataaaaatgacaaaagtgatgaatttaattttacctaTATATTGACATTCACGAGATCACGATGCAAGTGGACTTTGGTGGAggttcttaaaacatagtaaactcacatattttcacacgagaatcgaaaaaaacaaaaattttatttttttgggccaccctatatatatatatatatatatatatatatgtaataattgcaatatatatatgtatgctTCCGTAAAACATTGTTCTGACCTGATGTCGagcaatataaatagaaaGCGAGGGGCCATTCCGGTGTAAAATGTACGTTGGGTAACATACCTTTTACATATTGAATGCTCAAAGGTGTCATTACACCTCCAGCGCAGGCCGCTCCGACGATCACAGACCAAGTCTCCAGCCTCGATTCAGAACATATACCAACCGTCTCTCCTTTCTTCAAACCGAGTTGAAGGAGAGAAACAGCAATATTCATAGACGCTTGGAGTAGGTCATTGTAGGTGAGTTTCGTGTCAGTAGCGCCGTTAATCTAAGAACAgagatgatattaaaaaacctATCAATAAAAGTTAAAGGTAAAAAGCTTGTTTCAGTTAATACTAATGCTAGCCTCCATGACTTCTTCCTTGTGGAggattttagtaaaaatcaGAAAAAGATTCTCAATACATTGcgctaaattaattaaaacacactttttaattaattcaaccTCAACTTGAGACCTTTTTGATgtcctttaaacaaacataacttCGTACAACATGTGAAATTTCTGTTGTTCccctattttcttttataacttttaatcaTATCACTAGATTTTGCCTAccacttcgtccgcgcggaatgaaaaaaagaaaggCTACCTCCCTACCAGTTGTCAGCCAAGTCggttcagtcgttcttgagttataagtagtGTAGTAACTAACGCGACtttctttaacattaattttaaaggaattttaagataaatttaaaaacatagattttaatgttacagTTTAGTGCTTGTTCCACTACGATATGCACTACGAGCAAGCGACCTCCTGGTTTCGCTAAAATAGCCAATAGTATATGTAGTATGACAAACGAGCCACTTTCAGTTTTTACCAACCTTTTCCCATTAGGGGTACGAGATGGAGGAAAGTCCCCCATGACTATTTTTTCTCTTTGATCCCTTTCAAAATTAAGTCGTTTTAGTAAACTGCTACATTTatcatatatttgtaaatccTCAATTTTGTCCTACCTTTAAACCTAAGGTACCCTAGACCCCTTCGGGACCTCACTGAACTAATCTAAACAGCTATTTTCTATAccaagttaatattttttgtacttacCAATGCAACCTTGTctccatattttttaaacgtctTGATAAGGAAGTCCCCCAAATGTAATTTTGAGGGGACAAAATTTTCATCTGGACTGAACAAATACTTTGAGTTACGAAGCATCTTTCTTGCGTCTTATGTGAGTTACAGGACAGGGACGATTTTATAATGACTACAAAGCTAGTGATAGCAATCGGGCAACAATTgcatattcatattttataattataatatataaataatatcttataataaaaactcctAGGTACAACTCGCCTCAAATCGGCTTGTTTTTAAGCGGTCTACAAACGATAAAACTTTTTGCCAAACTTTAACATTATAGCTGGTTTACAAACTCAACAGGTTTCCACTCGAAAGCCACCTCTTGTATTTGACAATTtggtaaaagtaaataatataaatatgaatttgtcaAGATTTGATATTTCTGACAAAACTTATATGCCAATATCATTTAATCGGCCACTGTGAGGCAACCACGAGAATGCCCCAGGGCGACACCGCGGCGACGTGTTGGTAAATCAGCGATAgcttttatttgtgtttgtcATTGTTGACAGCATGCACCTTTGTTTGACTTTCGTCCATATTTCAATGTTTGATTATCATGAAGAAAATGAAAtcattttgacaaaatagttTGATCGTCTACGGGcgctttattacaatttatacatttaatcttcaataaatattttgttaaaaataacaaaacataaataaaccaaataaCTAACTTATTCCAGCGTGCATTTTaatgttcattatttttattaaatactattatcggttgcccgtgacttcgttaGAGCGGAGTTGTTGCGGTATCTACtacattaaatacatttttgatttgTCCGTATACCGATATATATCTCATTCAcgtaattcaatataatataaatttaactaactccaatgtattacatttttttaattatctttattgTTTCTATGGCCACAAACGCACGTTGTAACtgtcacattttttaatatgttttcttgttgattttattcaaaataaataccttgacgcttttaatttaaaagaatctGTCCTCTATTTGTTGAACACgttttgtgttttcttttcttttgagGCGAGTTTccttaatgttatattattcAACGACACatctacatacattttataatactaagTCACTTTTCTTGACCTCTGCTTAGCTTCCATCTTCTATTAAGccatgaaacaaataaaatacacgtattaaataattccacATCATATCAAATGTCAGGATGGTCGAGAGGTCTAAGGCGCCAGACTCAAGGTTTCCTTGCCcataattttgaattcaaagataaagttaaaaagataTGAAGAAGTATACGTAGaagtaatacataaaaaaattctttatatatttatatatatataaagaatattctaataatgaatatatataaattttaactttaaataaatttagcaaaatgaataattaatgtttgtgttttttaCTCATGTCATTTGATTATGTAAATTTGGTTTccagacatttttaaaatacaaatttcagcataatatactttttatatgttatagcATAATATATGCTTTGCAACCTTCTTAACAAAGTTCTAGACATTGAAATTCTTTGTcgaaatagaaaaacatttttatatccatTTTATCAAACATTATGCAAAGGACGACATCATTTTTGGAAACTTACAATTAGTTTTGActgacatttaattaatatactaacggtcgcccgcgacatcATCAGCGCCGAAAAAACTAGTCTATGATATGTTTAGGCTGCAACTGTACCTGTATGAGCATCTTCGTGTCCTCCACTATGTGCTTCTGCAAGGCCTCCTGTTCCACGTTCAGCTCCGTCTTTAGCGGGATGTTGATGTTCACACGGAGCTTCTTGCTTCTCCACAACTATAATCGTCAGTTTCCAGTGACAAAATTTTACCACCACAAACTTTTTACCAAACTTCAAATTTTACCGTCCGTAAACCCTCATCTTTTGTAACCTTTTCTCTCGTAACTCCATCATACCCCACTCATAAATATCCTCAACCTTTTACTACCCCTCAACTTTTACAACCATTCCTCACTATTTTCAACCCTAAAAATGAAGCCTTCCTACTATCCCACACATAACCACCCCTTTCCTGCCTGCATTTTCACGGAACGGCATTTTCATCATCCTAAACCTTTTACCGTCTCATATATCATTACCTAAATAGGTACGAGTATCAGGTACACTATGGTACTCCTTTAATGTCAAAGGATTTTTCATCATGATTCTTCAATACTTTcaccaaaatttattttcactgCCATTTTGCTGTCGTCCGGGCCGAAGAGAttagaagaaattcaaagatatgtgtgaagtcaatcaagGCGCAATGTGACATCGTGGTTTAATATGGCCTAGTAACCCCTAACTTAGGTTATGCACCAAGCCTCTCGGTGGGGACGAATAGTAAGCTGACGatgatgattaaaattattaataacatccAAGTCCTTTCACAAGCTATGGTCATCGGTCGCTTTGTTATTTGGGTTTTTAATAGAAGAAAAAGGGACGTTTTCCATGGACGCGATAGAAAGAGGACATTTTCCATTTCTGTAagtaattcataaaataacagGACAGTTTTGCGAAACAActccaaatttaatttagcaaagaaacatattttaaaagtattattactACAAAATTCCCAacatattataacataaaacaaaaatgtcactAACTTAAGGGTGAGTTTCCATTGTCGACACACTTTTATAAAGACATAATCATCCCtcacattatctttgaaaaattaGACACAACATGTTTCAATACAAGTGTTATGACAGTTTGATTACACGGTTATacaataatcattttaataaggtttaatcattatttattttttataaattaattgctaATTCCCTGAGTTCTTTTCGTAGTATCTTGCCGCTAGCAGTTTTAGGTATTTCTTTCACGAAATGTACTCCGCCTCTTAAATGCTTGGGATTGGAtaactataacaaaaaaatacaaaattaataaattaaatgcaaatcTGGTTTCTTATCCAAAAACTCGTCTCAAAAAactatcaaatatattttatctaagatttttatttattataaccgCCGCAGCCTCAAATTTTTCCTCTGATTGTTGTTATGAGACGTAGTTTTGAGAGTTTTAGTGagcttattgatttttttaatgaacaacTGCCACCaccgaaattattttttgcttaaTAGTAATTTGTAGCCAACTTTTTTGAAATACTAACTCTTTCAGCAACAAAGTGCTGCAATTCTGCCTCGGTAGGGTTGGCACCGGCTTGTGGCACAACGAAGGCGACGGGCAGCTCGCCGGCCTCAGGATTCGGTAGCCCTACCACGCCTACGTCACGCACTCCCTCATGCTGCAATAGCACTGCTTCTATCTCCGCTGGAGGtacctaaatttaaaaatgtgattcgtcaatttcattttgtatttgtgtAATGTATACAATGAGACCCGTTTCGCTAATCGGCCTACCAATCATTCGGGTCAGTAGGAAAACTTCCCGTTGTGCCAATAGATCAGTAAACCGACTGGTCCAACGGGAAACACCCAATGAGACAGACGCTTTTTCTACTAAGCGATTAGCCTCGTTACTTTGACGCACTCCTGACACACGTCTCTtgcttcattatttatatgtacatcTACGCATTCGTAAACATTGATTTCGAGTACTTTTAATACATGATTTTTCAAGAATTTCATCAATTTGGACGGCATAAGTCCCGGTCagcattttttttccaattaattttattatggcTAAATTGTAATTGgtttaataaattgatgtaCAATTTTTAGGTTTTTGTAAAACGATTTTcagatatttaaatgaaaattttattacctgATAAGCCTTGTATTTAATCAATTCCTTTATTCGatcaacaataaacaaatgctTATCTTCATCATAGTACCCAACGTCGCCAGTTCTAAAGAAGCCGTCTTTGTctaaacaacaatttttgtcGTGACCGATGTAATCTTTCAAAATTAGAGGACTTTTAACGCACACTTCTCCGTTTTGGTACGGCCCTAGAGGCTCTCTGGTTTCTACGTCGGCAATCTACgacaaataataacattagtatcttactattttatatgtgaAAGTTATGTTGTTActtcagaacggcttaacggatcttgaagtAATTTGGTAAAGATATAGGAcactgtctggaagaacgcgtGGTCTACTAAGAGTTATTATTAACAGAGACAAATGCAAGTATACAATAGAAGATGAATTacgatttttataaactaccaATTCATGCGATGTTTTACCTTGAGTGTCCATTGCTGTGGACTCTATATGAAAACAATACCTACATATTGAGAAAAAACAGATAagaatttcaaacatttataatcTCTTGAAATTCACAGCAATTTTTTAACCAAAATGTTATTCTTCGTTTTCATTgtaatgttgtaaaaaaatgtgagataaagtgttttttttaaatatattgtatttcataCGAACGTTCGCGAACAATGACGTACCGAACCGAACCTATAACACATTTAACAGTGgagcacgaatgggccgggtcgaccggtgaaataccacaaccacacagaagacagacgtgaaatGGAAGCAAGTGCAAgcacctttttcttattaggaaaggatgggaagggaaagtggatttggcgaaaGTGGGGACggataggaaggagaaatatcctctttctgtgttgattaaaggtaggctacgcatctgcatttgcggatgtctatgggcaagggtcgcctcgctatttaagcgaattcaggtggccgttggCTCGTTTGCAAAAATTTGGTTGTGGGTAATTGAAACTTATGGCTAATAAGTACCTTTATTAATGTATTGGGTACAACTTTACCGACGCTGCCAGGTTTGCACGTGCCGTCTGTGAAGAGAGTGTCCATGGTTACAACGAATGTAGTCTCCGTCATACCATATCCCTGACAAATGCCTTTCAGATTTTTGAatctgtaaaatttttaaaataaaactggagAATAATATTGTATCGTCATCAGCTCATATATGTGTCCCCGGGCTCAGAGTCTACCAAAATTGGGGGTAACTAAGTTATAGTCAATAACGCTGGCTTAATGCAAGATTACTTCACATTtatcattgaattatttattaaagatatttgcaggttgcatcactttcaaatgtacatatgaaattttaaaatcgtaaaacacattggtacatagcggggaTCGATACTGGACGTTTAGGTATCGGTACGGTCCAGTGAAGCGCTTTACAACTACGTCGCCGACGCTCTCTCGCCAATCTCACGCCGTCAACAAAAATGATGTGTAGGCAAGTATTGTTTTGCTAACAATGCCTTTATCCCGCTCAATCGGCGACGTCGTGGCGGCGCTTGAACGCGACAGCGATCACGAAGCAAGAGTAGACGAATACGCGTTAACCTTAATACGTTTCTATTATGAACCGTTTATGTCtctttttatgtacatttttttcccTGCGACATGTATTGAATTTGACGTGCCtctgtttacttaatttaggCTTTCCATCAAAACTAAATGAAGGATATTTTGGCCTCAGTTATACaggttatataattttctcaGACTTTACTTACTTTTCTTTGACAGCTGCAATAGTCTCCTTCCTAAGTGCAGCGGCTGCGCTTACAATCGCCACGACGGAGCTGAGGTCATACTGCGAGGATGTCTTGATAAGACTCATTAACACGGGCGGCACCAACACTAGCAGATTGACCTAGAACGTTactctaagttttttttttatatgagaagggggcaaacgagcgacgCGAACACCGAAgggatcatcgacgcccatggacatcttgaaggaccctaagtcgtactggtttggaaataccgccgaggacagaccattccacaacacggctgtgcgcggcaagaaatttcgcgagagccgcactgttgtggaatgccatgGAATTggtataaacgataaaaaagccgatcggtaagagctcggtcgttgacgattcgagtcgctctccgttgtatgcggtcaagtGGTAGAAGCTGGAAGTTCTTTGCATACATAACTTTAaaagtggtagacgccagcaacaatatCATCTGTTGGACGAATGGGCCTgctcgaccggtgcaatatcatgaccatacagaagataggcatgaagtggaagtaagTCGTTTCGTCAGAGGAGTTTGAGTGCCGGAGGCAATTAGAGGcaattttagtcccctttctCTTCCTAagataaatattctttttataacagcataaaaagattatgtttgataaaacagatttGCAACGGGTCACATCTTTATGTTTTCCTTggcttcatcatcatcatcatcagctcactatacgtccccaccgaggggctcggagcctaccccaatttaggggtgactaggccatagtcaaccacgctggccaagtgcgggttggttgacttcacacatatcattgaatttcttctcagatatgtgcaggttgcatcacgatattttccttcaccgtaagaacgtcggataaatggcCTTGGCTTACCTTATATTTTTCGATGGTCTTCAAATATAAGTCAGTCTCGAACTTTGGTAAAAAGATATGTTTACAGCCATGGCTCAAGTATATAAATGTACTCATAAACCCCATAGCATGGTACCAAGATGTTACGTTTAAAACGATTTGTGTTGGA
It encodes:
- the LOC106715195 gene encoding luciferin 4-monooxygenase-like — its product is MLRNSKYLFSPDENFVPSKLHLGDFLIKTFKKYGDKVALINGATDTKLTYNDLLQASMNIAVSLLQLGLKKGETVGICSESRLETWSVIVGAACAGGVMTPLSIQYVKDELRHVMNISKPKFLFCSKQAYDNHEAIFKSLVYVEKIILFGDERVKGTLLYEDLAKMSPNSMLKENVNFEEFEVVDVQGQIDTVFLMYSSGTTGLPKGVMLTHLSALIMYNLSCLLDPTYIVLNVTPWYHGMGLMSTFIYLSHGCKYVFLPKFEIELYLKTIEKYMVNLLVLVPPVLMALIKTSSQYDLSSVVAIVSAAVALRKETIAAVHEK
- the LOC106715196 gene encoding 4-coumarate--CoA ligase 1, which gives rise to MLRNSKYLFSPDEHFVPSKLHLGDFFIKTFKKYGDKVALINGATDIALTYNDLLQASMNISVSLSQLGLKKGETVGICSESRLETWSVIVGAVCAGGVMTPLNIRYVKDELRHVMNISKPKFLFCSKQAYDNHEAIFKSLVYVENIILFGDERVKGTLLYKNLAMISPNSMLKENVNFEEFEVVDVQGQIDTVFLMYSSGTTGLPKGVMQTHLNALIVFNLSCLLDPTQIVLNVTSWYHAMGFMSTFIYLSHGCKHIFLPKFETDLYLKTIEKYKVNLLVLVPPVLMSLIKTSSQYDLSSVVAIVSAAAALRKETIAAVKEKFKNLKGICQGYGMTETTFVVTMDTLFTDGTCKPGSVGKVVPNTLIKIADVETREPLGPYQNGEVCVKSPLILKDYIGHDKNCCLDKDGFFRTGDVGYYDEDKHLFIVDRIKELIKYKAYQVPPAEIEAVLLQHEGVRDVGVVGLPNPEAGELPVAFVVPQAGANPTEAELQHFVAERLSNPKHLRGGVHFVKEIPKTASGKILRKELRELAINL